One part of the Planctomycetia bacterium genome encodes these proteins:
- a CDS encoding sugar phosphate isomerase/epimerase has translation MTMPTRRDFLSKSGLAAAAFATCSAPTFPSETLFAAEAAASPSTSGALPPARYKFSLAAYSYRGLLQGAKAAMTLEDFVTDCARAGFDGAELTSYYFPKDATPEYLRSIKAHCFKLGIDITGTAVGNDFTHPKGEKRDEQIAMVKRWVDNAEILGAPQIRIFAGSVKPGQTEAEAHALVVEGVKECCEYAGKHGIFLALENHGGLTATPDGLLKLMEDAKNPWLGINFDSGNFHTADPYADLEKIAPYAINAQVKVVISRGDKKTAKKEESDFSRLAKMLREAKYRGYIVLEYEEPGDPRTECPKFLEQLRSTFA, from the coding sequence ATGACGATGCCCACCCGGCGCGACTTCCTCTCGAAGTCGGGCCTCGCAGCCGCGGCGTTCGCAACTTGCTCCGCTCCGACGTTCCCTTCCGAAACGCTGTTCGCTGCGGAAGCGGCCGCTTCGCCGTCGACATCCGGCGCGCTCCCGCCGGCGCGCTATAAGTTCAGCCTCGCGGCCTATAGCTATCGCGGCTTGTTGCAAGGCGCGAAAGCGGCGATGACGCTCGAAGACTTCGTCACCGATTGCGCACGGGCCGGCTTCGATGGCGCGGAACTGACCTCCTACTACTTCCCGAAAGACGCGACTCCCGAATATCTCCGCTCGATCAAAGCCCATTGCTTCAAACTCGGGATCGACATCACCGGCACGGCTGTCGGCAACGACTTCACACATCCCAAAGGGGAGAAGCGCGACGAGCAGATCGCGATGGTCAAGCGCTGGGTCGATAACGCCGAGATCCTCGGCGCGCCGCAGATTCGCATCTTCGCAGGCAGCGTGAAGCCGGGCCAAACCGAAGCCGAGGCCCATGCGCTGGTCGTCGAGGGGGTGAAGGAATGCTGCGAGTATGCCGGGAAGCACGGCATCTTCCTCGCCTTGGAAAACCACGGCGGGCTGACGGCCACGCCCGATGGCCTACTGAAACTCATGGAAGACGCCAAGAACCCTTGGCTCGGCATCAACTTCGACAGCGGCAACTTCCACACGGCCGACCCGTATGCCGACTTGGAGAAGATCGCGCCGTATGCGATCAACGCCCAGGTGAAAGTCGTGATCTCGCGCGGCGACAAGAAAACCGCGAAGAAGGAAGAGTCGGACTTCTCACGCCTGGCGAAGATGCTGCGCGAAGCCAAGTATCGCGGCTACATCGTGCTGGAATACGAAGAGCCGGGCGACCCGCGCACGGAGTGCCCGAAGTTTCTCGAACAACTTCGCTCGACGTTCGCCTAA